The genomic region GATCTAGGGGCCCCCGTGGCCCCTCTGGGGACCAGCATGGTGTCCCCCAGATGCATGCCCTGCCACCCTCTGGAATATGAAAGATAGTTTATTGAATctatatttttccattaaaatcttCAAACATAAAAGCTCTGTAACAAACATCACAACTGTTATCTgtcatataaataaaacatacacGAAGGGACTGCGGGTGTCCTGCAGGGGGCGCACCCGCAAGGAACAGCTTGGCCGAGACGTGCGCGCGGACCCAGTGCAGGCGGGCGGCCCAGCGCGCAGGGTGCCTAGGGGGGCGGCGTGCGGAAGCGGACCTTTCTGGCCGTCTCCATGTCAGACTTGGCAACCAGAAACCGCATAATCTTGCCTCCGTGTCGGATCAGATCCACCGCCCTGAAAGGAGCCAAGGGATGCGGACGGTGTAGATGAGCCTGCCCAGTGAGGACTCGGCGCTGGTCCAGCGGGAGGCGCCTCCTGGAGGTGcccgggggggcgggggcgggggagcctCCACCCACCAGCTGTCCCGAGGGGACAGTCAGAGACAGCAACCTGCGCCCCCTGAGTGGGACGAGCTCCAGGATCACACAGCCGGGGCGCCCGCTGCCACTCCGGGGCCCACCCCGCCCCCGAGGCATCTGAGCCCCTGGGTGGGGACAAGGGAGTCATCAGGGCGAGTGAGGGAATGAAGAGCAGGAGGCGACGCTGCGCCTCACTTGCGCGTCTCCAAATCGGCCGGCTGGTGCCAGGGCCCACTGCTGGGCTTTGAGGCTGCAGCCAGGCTTGGCCCCCAGGGGTGGGCGGGGCGGGTACCTCGGGTAGCTGACGCCCGCCAGGCTGCTGCCGTTCACCTCCAGAATGCGGTCTCCCAGCGCCAACCGCCCATCCGCCGCGGCGGGGCTGCCCGGGAGCAGGGTCTGGATGTAGAGTCCGGGGGCGCCCAGGGGCGTGTGCTGCGGGAGAGGGGCAGCCTCAGGGCCCCAGCACAGGCACCTCCACACCTCCCCAGGCAGCCGGGGACGCTCACACACCCACGCTGTGGTCACAGGTGTGTCTGCAGGGCCGCGCGGGTCACCATTGCAGCCAGGGCCCAGGACAGACGCCCGAGGAAgagggtgcaggtgggagacccTGCCCATCGCCCCACCCCCGGCCCTCCAGTCTCCACGGTCTGGAGgatacaggatttactgaaagcagctgaaaaggtatttaataatagggagaccccagaagaaagggaagaacgaattcgacgggaggaaagggaattagctgagaggatcaggaaggaagatagagaacATAGAGcgagggaaaaccggaagaaccagaggaaGTTAGCCCATATTCTTTTTGCGGGATAaaggccggaacagaattgagggaacctcgagacccccggacgagagaaaaagagaaaccaaaaaggcaggccctaaagaaagatcagtgtgcCTACAGATATCCaacttgccacccagaggtcattctgctacaatatgtaggcgaccttatgttggctggaaccaccgAGGAGGCAAGCAGCCGGGCCCCAGGAGGTGCCCCGGCCCCAGTCCCCAGGGTCGCGGGCCTCCCCCCACCTCGTGACCCCCCAGCTATGGGCCTGTCtggtggagagaggagcccagggCACTCAGGGCGGCCACTCACCATCCCGTCGATGAGGCCCATGCCGAGACCCGAGGGGCCGCGCTCCAGCTCCACCACGAACATGTAGCAGAAGTCATCGGTGCTGGAGCTGCGGCTGGACGGGGCCGGAGCAGGCTCGTCCTCCGGGGCCGCACAGTCTCCTGTAGAAGCGGAAAGTGCTGTGGGTGAGGGGTGGCCGCTCAGGCCTCTGTCCAGAGTCTGCCCCGAGTCCAGGACCCGCGTCCGGCTCAGCTGCTCCAGAGGACACTGGCTCCCGAAGGTCCGGGGGAGGCCCGCTGGGGCAGGCAGGCCGCCCATGCTGCCGTGGGACCCCGCCCCTCTCCGGAGGCTGAGCGGGCTTCTGCTCGGGGTCTCACCCacctcctcccccccaccccacccccagcagtgATCCCCGTCTGCCCCTCCTGAGGGGCGGCCCTGCTGCTCCCCACCCAGATGGCTGGTCCTCCCCACGGGGCCAGCCGTGCTGCCCACCTGAGCGGTGTCCTGCCTCGGGCGCACCCCTGTCCCCTGACCCTGCCCGCGGGGCACCCACCCAGCTCGGCTGAGCACCGACGACTCGCCAGTCTGCCCCCCACTGCCCTCAGCCCGGCCAGTGGCCTGAGCACACACGCGCCCAGGACTCCAGGCCCTCCACTCCCCCATCCTCCCAACCCGCGGGCCTCGCACTGGCTCCGGGGCTGAACCCACATCAGCAGCCGTCTGTTCCCCCCGAGCCCCCTCCCCGGGGCCCGTCTGTCCAGGATGACAGGCGCTCTCAGCCCAGCCAGACATGCCGCCCAACTCCGGGGGGGAAGGACCCTGAGGGAGCTGCGAGGCCGGGCCAGGCTCACCTTCCTGGGAGGTTCCCCGCAGGCCGCCAGACCCCGTCCTCCGGCCTTCCGGGAGCACCCTCCCACAGGCGCTGCTGCCTTCAGGCCAGTCAGGGGCCGCGGGCTCCAGGCCAAGCGGCGTGCCTGGGGGTGTGAGCAGGCATGAGGGGTCCCCATGCGGGTCTGCGGCCTGGGGGCCCCCGCGGCTCGGGCGGCCAGGCAGCCTTCCTGGGGGGCCCTGTGCCCGGGGACCCCCCACAGAAGGTAGGGGGTGCTCCAGGCCAGCCTCTCGGGCCCCCCCGCTGGGGTCCCTTGAAGCCGGTGGGAAGCTCTGGGCCTCAGGGTGGCCCTCGGGACCAGTGTGGTGCAGGCCCTGGGGAGATGAGAGAGAACTCAGCCCCGAGCAGAGGaccagagagggggagagaggggccCCCCGAGTCGCGGGTGCCCCGCTGCTACATCCCCGGCACCTGGAGGCCCTCGGGCCGGGTGGGCGCTCCGCTGGGGCCGGGCTGGCTCCGCAGGCTGCACAAGAAGTGGCGGATGTAGAGAAGGTGCTGGTAGACGCGCTCATCCGGGCACTCCGCGTCCAGGTCCACCTGGAAGCCCTCGCTTGGCAGGACGATGGGCGGGGGGTTCTCGTAGGACTCCAGGACCTCCTCTGTGGGGGCGAGGGGCTGTGACCTTGGCCAGGAGGCGCTGCCTGCGCCCCACCCGCCACCACCGGACCCCAGGCAGGTCTGCCGGGGGAACGTGAGCCCCACGCCCTCCCCGGTGCCCCTGGCCCAGCACCCACCCACGCTGGGGGCGCCCACAGCCATGCCAACTGCACCCCACACCGTCACCCGCGGGCATGGCCCGCCTGCGTGCTGGCCTCCACACCGGGAACGGGGCTCCCCATCCCCAGACAGAGCCCCCTCGCAGGCCTCGGACGTGACCCCGTACAAGGGGGGACCGTGCAGAGTCCAAGCCCGGGTGAGGAGGGGGAGACGGGGGCGAAGCCACTTCTGTCTGCAGCCCACCCTGCGCTGTCATCTGTCACACTCTGCTCACGATGAGACGGGCGCGGCTGACTCACATAGAGCACGTGCACGTGTATAGGTCTGTCCCCGTGTGCGCAAGCGTGTGCACACGGCGGGTGTGCTCAGGACCGCGCGCATCGAGCCGCCCGGTGTGGACAGCCTGCCCCTGCCTGGTGGCCGAGCGCTGCGCGAGGCCCCAAGGGGCAGTGGGGACCTGTGACCGAGCCCGGACCTCGGGGGCCAAAGGGAGCCCCAGCCCCGGGCCGCCTTCCTCCTCGGGGGTCCTGCCCTGCCCCCCCGGGGATGGGGCATCCAGGAGCCCACGGACGACACCCCAGCTCGCAGCCCCCCTGACGGGCCTCACCTGACTTGAAGGCGGCGGTGCCGTCCTGGGCGCCCGGCTCCCAGGCGCTCATGGGGCCCATGGCCGAGGCCAGCTGGTACTGGGTCAGCAGCCGGTGCAGCTGCGCGGGGCTGAGGGCGGGGAAAGCGGCCCGCAGGCTCGCCCAGCTCATCTGTCACAAGAAGCTCCAGGTCACAGGCCACGGAGCCCACCCCATGCAAGGGGGGCTGGCCTGCCTTCCGGGGAGCCCCCGGAGGCCAGGCGGACAGTGAGGTCTGCAAGGGGACCGGCTCTGGCTGTGATGGGGACCAGGGAGGGCCCCCGGGAACGCTCAGACCGCCCCTGCCTTCTGCAGGGGGAGCCTCCTGGGGAGGCCGGCACTGGGGGGCCCGGGGGTCCGGGGTGGGAGAGCGCCCTCCGGCCCAGGGCTCAGGACTCCAGGCAGGAGGCCCTCGTGGGGAACCTGGGGGGCGGCTGTGCGTCCGCTCCTGGGAAGCGGGAAGCCGCGTGCCCGTGACCTCCGGGACACGGGTCTCCTCCCCGGGAAATCGCAGGGGCGCGTCCTGGTCTCACCGACTGTCCTTTAccttcctcctctcttcctttttcgcTTGACTTCCCTGCCAACATCAGAGGCCTGGGTGGGGTCACGGGGGGCCCTGAGCTGCATGGGGGCAGCCCCATCCTCACTGCACCCCGCACTCAGCGAGGGAGTCAATGGGCGCCCGACGGCCGGgcacctccttcccatctcacaGGCTCTGATTTCTGGGAAATTCCCCGAACTTCAACTTCCAACTCTGCTACTGAACTTTGCATCTCTGCTGTCGCAGTTTTAACTTCCAAGaattctttctgttctctcatttACAGCATCCGGTCATTATGTTACGGATACTCTGCCTCCTCTTTACGAGAATGTCGGCGGTTTTTAAACAAGCTTCTTCTCCCTAAACGATCTGTCTCGAGGCTGGCAAACGACGGTGCCAGGCGGTGAGTGACAGCTCGGGCAGGACTGCGGGCGGCAGGGAGCGAGCCCACAGGGCTGCCCGCCGCCCGGCAGGAAAGGGCCTGGTGGCCGCATCCCTCCCAGTGACAGCCGCGTCACGGCGCAAGTGAAGGAGGCGGGCAGCTGCCATCCTGTCTCCAGCTGCTCTTGTAGCAAGCGCACTCGAACGCGGCAGCGAGAACAAGCACAGCCTCGTGGGTCTCGGGGTCAGACTTGGGGCAAACCAGGGCAAACCGAGCACACTCAGGCTTAAACCGAGCGTCGGGGGCCGCGCCCCCCTGGCGGTGCCAGGGCAGGACCCGCTCCTGTGGCTGCAGGGCTGAGGTCCTGCCGCCGTGCCCGGCCGAGGGCCGCACCCGAATCCTGGAGGCCGCTGCGCGCCCCCAGCCCGTCCTCTGCCGCCTCCTCTCCTGTCTCTCTGACCcgctcttctgcctttttttccttttatggaagtacagttgatttacagtgctctGTTAATTGCTTAATTATGAAGTAATTTTATACATACAAGATCATAAATGTGTGActctttcagactcttttccattatggtttattacatcATGGTAAGTGTAGCCCCTTGTGCTGTAGAGAAAActcttgttgtttacctattttatgtagagtagtttgtatctgttaatcccaaattcctgatttctctcttcttccctttcccctctggtttgttttctgtgtctgcaagtctgtttttgctttgaaaaCAAGTTCCTTTATATcttattttagattctgcatacaaGTGATAGCACATGgcatttgtctctttctgacttacctagtatgatcatctctagctgTATCCACGCTGCTACAAAtaccattatttcattctttttaatagctcagTAAAATTCCACTATATacatgtaccacgtcttctttacccgctcctctgtctgtggacactCAGGTTGTCCCACTGTCTTGGatgttgtaaagagtgctgctatgaacactgaggtgcatgtgtctttctgaattagagttttctccagcaccacaattcaaattcATCAACTCTTCAACActaaaccttctttatggtccaactctcatattcatacatgactattagaaagaCCGTAggtttgactctatggacctttagctggcaaagtgatgtctttgctttttaatatgctgtctaggtttgccatagcttttcttcctaggagcaagcatcttttaatttcgtggctgcagtcaccatccacagtgcttTTGGAGGCCAATAAAATCTGCCGCTATTTCCTCCTTttgcccatctatctgccatgaagtgatggaactggatgccatgatcttaagtttcttgaatgttgagttttaagccaactttttcactctcctctttcaccttcaagaggctctttagttcttcactttctgccattagaatggtataatctgtacatctgaggttgttggttatttctcccagcaatcctaatttcagcttgtgattcagccagcccagcattttgcatgatgtctgCACACAAGTTAAATACGCAgagggacaatatacagccttaatgtccTCCAGTTAATTtcgaatcagtctgttgttctatgtccagttctaactgttgcttcttgacctgcttacagatttctcaggaggcaggtaaggtggtctggtattcccatctctttcagaattttccaccatttgttgtgatccacgcagtcaaaggctttaacatagtcaatgaagcagatgtttttctggaattccctcattttttctatgatccaacggatactggcaacttgatctctctctggttcctttgccttttctaaacccggcttgaacatctggaagttctcagttcacatactgctgaagtctagcttgaaggatttttaacattaccttgctagcatatgaattAAGTAGTgtatcatatggcaactctatttttaatttttgaggattctccacactgttctccatagtggctgcaccaatttacattcccaccagcacagGAGGgcgcccttttctccacatcctctccagcatttcttagtTGTAGGCTTTTtaacaatggccattctgacaggcatgaggtgatacctctttgtagttttgatttgcatctcgcTAATAACTAGCAATGTCGAGTATTTTTTCACGTGCCTTTTGGCCACCTGCGTGTCCTTTTTGGAGactgtctatttaggtcttctgcgtATTTTTGATTGGGCTATTTTTTGATACTGAGCTTTATGagttgtttgtagattttggaaATGAAGCCCTTgtcggtcacatcatttgcaaatattttcccagttTTAAGGACTTCTGAGCTTAGATGGGGCTACCAGGTGACCGGGGTGACCTCCCCACCTCGGGTCCTTCACCGCCACCTGTCAGCAGGGCCCCCCGGGCCACTGCAGTAGGTCAGGGACGAGACGCAGACGTCCTGGGCCATCACCCTGCCTGCGGGGGGAACAGCTGGGGACTGGGGGCTGCAACTGGAGCAGGGCACAGCGACGCGCTCCGggatttctgcctggagaatccccgtggaccgAGGCGCccgggggactacagtccatggggtcccaaagagtcggacacggctgaggcaCACACAGCCCACATGCAGGGACTGCAAGCTGCCGAGCCCAGAGCGACCACCGCCCCCCAGCCCCTCTCACCTGGATGAGCTGGGCGCTGGGCGTGGCCAGCAGGTTGAGCGTGCAGGAAAGCTTCCGGAAGAAGTGCTCCCCCGCCTCTCCGAAGCCGGCGCTCCTGGTCCACTCCAGGAGCTGCTGCAGGCGGGCAGAGGCCTGGACGCCCCTGGGCCAGTGGAAGCAACTCAaagaggggcctggggggagggatggagggagggtgaCACGGAGCCCTCGCAGGGCAGGCAGGCCCACCCTCCCCCAAGGTAGACAAGCCCGGCGGGGCCCCAGCCCTGTCgcctccccccactccacccaGGCCTCTGGACAGACGGGAGACCTTCCTTCACTTTCCAAGCTTCACCACCTGCTCccagatcccctgggggaggcggGAGAACCCGTGGGCAGGCCCCACTCGCCCGGCCCCACGCCCCAGCGCTTCCTTAGCCAGAGATCCTGGCAACCCTGAGCCTGGGCAGGGTGACAGAGGAGATGTGGGCACCAGTGAGGCTGGGTCAAAGGTCACACCACTTCCCTGAGCCCGTCCCCTCCTCTCAGGGGCCCGGGGCCGAGTGGGGATAGCAGGAACCAGGAAAGGCCGGCAGGCCGCCTGCACACGCTGCCGGGCGGCCCCGCACCCCATCCTCCCCGAGGCGCCTGCCCGCCGGCCTCCCCCGGGCGTGCGCCCGCCTCACCCTTGTCCAGCAGCTGGTTGAGCAGCAGCGTGCCCGAGAAGAAGAAGAGGTAGGCCAGCACCTGCGCGGCGATCTCGGGGTGCACCTGCAGCTGCTGCAGCAGGTCCAGGGCAGCCTGGTAGATGGCCACCACGCGGCGCAGCTCCTCGGGCAGCGGGGGGCCCGAGCTCCAGCTCTCCCGGCACTCCGACTGGAACGGGGGGCACTCCAGCAGAGCCGGGAGGCAGACATACAGGGACTGGGCAGAGGGAAGCGCGGCTGGCAGAGGCCCGGGCCCACCCTGGCCACACTCGCGTGAGCCCCAGGGTCCGCAGGGGCCCGCAAGGGGCCGGGACGGGCGGGGCCGCTGTTCCCCAGAGCAGCGAAGCGGGGGGCTCACGCGATGGAGGGACAGCGAGCGAGGGGACGGGGTGCTGGGCCGGGGTTTGCGGGGACGGGAGGGCCGGGGCCGGGGGGATGGAGGGGCTGGGGGGATggaggggctggggccagggTTTGGGGGGACAGgagggccagggctggggccgggggggggtgggggccggCACTCAGGCCCCAGGCGCGCGGCGCAGTACCTTGGAGACGTAGTAGACGCACTGCTGGAAAGCGTAGAGGACCACCTCCTCCAGCACCGCCATGGCCTCCTCGCTGGCCGTGAGGGCGCAGGAGAACAGGGACTCCTTGGAGCCTGCGGGCAGGGCGACACCGTCAGCACGGCAGGGTGCGGGCTGGGGACACAGATGGGAACCTTCCGGAACCACCCCGTGGCCTCTTGAGAGCTCCGTCCAACGCCTCCTCTTGCGCTGGGAGAATGAGATAGACCAAAGCCACGGGCAGCCCACCCTCCCAGAACCGGCCTGCCACACCTCTCCCGGGCCCGGCGTCCCGAGGAGCTGGCCAAGGTGGACGGGACCCAGGCCCCACGCCTCCCACCTGAGGACGCTGAACCGGGGCCAGCGCAGCAGGTGCTCGTGAACGGGCCGGCTCAGGACTCAGTCAGGGCCCAGTGCCCGTGACAGCCGACCCGGCCCCGGTCACTTCTCACCAGGACCCAGATCAGAGGGCCCAGGCCAACGCTCCTCCAGAGACCATCACTCAGGAGAGCAGTGTGTTTTCCAAGAAGAGCCCACACGGCCCCTGTGCGCCGCTGGCCCCCAGCGCCCCGGTCGCCCCGCAGGAAGCCGCGCCGTCCCAGCACAGGGCAGAGGCCCCGGGCCCTTGGCACCTCGGGTCCAACGGACAGCAggcaggtgtgggcagggctTCCAGGCTGGGCAGCGGCCAGGGTCAGGGTGTGAGTGGTTCTAGGCGACTCCCCCAGGAGGGGCTCCGGTAGAGCCAGGGTCCCCAAGAGCAGAGGCCCCAAAGGTGGGGCCACCTGAGGGAGGCCCGAGCGCACGGTGCCCTGGGGGAGAGGGCCAGACAGGACCCCAACCCTGGCCTGCACGCTCAGCCCCAGTTTCTCTCTGTGAAGACAGGAGGCCGCCCGCACGGCCGTCCTTCCGCTGTGCGCCCTGCGCCGCCTTCTAATCAGCGCAGAGTGTGAACCCACGTCCGGGAATCTCCTCTCAGGGTCGGAGGGGGCCCAGGAATCGACGTGAGCCCTAAGCCAGGCCCCCCGGGAGTACAGGGCTGGGACCGCTCGTCAAACGGAGAGCAAACAGTGTGAGCCCATTAGAGACCCGCCCTGCAGACATCACCACACACCATCAAGGACTCGGGATCCTTCACCCCATGGCTAGCACCCCAAGAACCCACCCGACCAGGAAGCCAGAGGCCTGCGGGGCCCCATCCTGGAGTCTCCATCCTGGAGTCTCATTTGAGAATCTCCCTGGGCTTCAGAAGGtcctgaaacttcaatactttggccacctgatacgaagaactgactcactggaaaagaccctaatgctgggagagattgaaggcaggagaagaggacgacagaggatgagatggttggatggcatcaccaactcgatggacatgagtttgagcaagctccaggaattggtgatggacagggaagtctggagtgctgcagtccatgggggctgcaaaaagtcggacacaactgagcgactgaactgaactgggcttcGGGGGAGAAGCCAGTGGGGAGATTTGAGGGCCCCAGGCCTGCGTCCTGCAGCCTTGGATGCCGCTTGCTCATCTGAGAAGGCAGATCTACACCCCTGAGTGGGTGCCGGGGTTCCGGTGGGATGAGCCAATGGAGAGGCGGCGGCAGGGGACCCACAGAGCACGACCCCAGGGCGGCCCCCAGCAGATGCCCAAAAACCCCCCGAAGCCCCTCCACCCACAGGCGCAGGCTGCTGGGGTTTCCAACTAAGCCAACACCCACATGAGCCTGTCAGAGGGCCAGGAGCCTCGGCCTCCCCCCACCTGCATCCTGAGCCCTTGGGCCCTGAGGACGTCCGCCCTACATCTCGGATCTGAGGCAGAACCTCCGAGTCTTACAGgagaattttaaatgaataacatAAACACCCCCTAGATGGGCTAACGTTTTATCTGCCCATGTGAACAGGCTCTCTCGGTAAAAACTTCAGGCAGAAAAGAGTGTTTGGGAAGGACAGCTCTTCCCAGCGCTCAGGACGTGACGTCCTGCCCCAGCGTCCTTCCCACAGACGCTTCCTGCTGGGGAGCAGGGGGCCGGCGCCCCTCGGCCCGCCCTCGGCACTGGGCTGGGGCTCCTGCCCGTGCTCTCTGCAGCCCACATGCCCCCAGACCGTGTTTCCGGGGCTCAGGCCCTGCTGTGGCTGCCCCGGTCCCCGGCATGGGCAGAGGCTGGACCCCCTCTCCCAGCGTCGACTAGGCTACACAACATCTGGCCTTGGACCAAAAGTACCTCCCTCCTGAGAGCGGAGGCAGCAGCTGAGGGAGCGGAGCCCCCCGCTTTATGAACGTGAGCCGGACTCAGGGTCCCTCTGCAGGACACGGCGTCTGAAACTATGAGACAAGAAGGGGCGTCGGTGGGACTCACGAGGGGTTGGGGAGACCACCTCCAGGCTGACAGCCTGCAGGAGCCCGGCGGGGTGGGGGAGAGCCACGACGGGTGGCCTGGGGGACAGAGCGCCCAGGAGCCACCGGACGAGGTGCACAACGTCCACCCAAGGGGAAGGCACCAGAGCGCCAGGTCGGCGGGCCCGGAACGCAGACCCACGGACACAAAGGAGCCATGGCCCGCACCAGGCGTCCACACGGGCCCAGGCCCCCCGGCCCCCAGAGCCTCAGAAAGCAAGACCGGCCACAGGGAAGAGTCAGAcccacctccccagccccggCGGGTTCCGCCCGGGGCCTCGGCCCCCACGGCTCAGCTCAGCCAGGCCTCCAGCGCCTCAGCCGTCTCCACAGCCGGCACCCCCGCGGCCAGCTGAGCACAGAGTGGGGCCGTGAAGCCTGCCCACGCCCCACGCCCCTGGCCACCATGAGCCCGTCCTCCAGGAGCCGGGCCGGTTGGCATCGGGTCCAGCAGGGGCATCAGGGCCAGGGCCTCAGGCTGACGTGAGCACGGGGCCACGTCCCAGGGAACAGGGCTGGGTCAGTCCACGGGCACCCTGTGTTGCCGCCCGGCCTCCCCACAGCCCTGCGCAGCCGGACCTTGGGCTGTGCCCCTGGGCAGCCGCCACTCCAGGGAGgctggcaggagggagggacgcaCAGTCCTGTCCAGGCCAAAACCGAGCTCTTGGGGCCCGGTCCGCACGCCCAGCCCTGCCGCAGGTCAGCCTGTCGCTCCGTCCCGGGACCCACGTCCGCTGAAACCCCGCATGCCTCAGAGCCAGGCCGGACACCACCTTCCCCATGAAGCCCTGCAGACCGCCCCTGGGAGCCCCTTTCCCACAGGGCGTCTTCAGCACTTGCCGCTTTAATCAATTCTCCGCATTTCCGTCTGAGTCTCCCATCACACGCTCGTCTCTCTCGCGGGCAGCGCGCCTGTCTCTGAACCTTGGCCGCGTGTAGGAGGGGCCGTGCCCGGGGAGGGAGCTCAGAGG from Muntiacus reevesi chromosome 2, mMunRee1.1, whole genome shotgun sequence harbors:
- the RADIL gene encoding ras-associating and dilute domain-containing protein isoform X1, which codes for MFYGTHFIMSPPAKSKLKRQGQLLSSVLSRTLSYKYRDLDAPCSGPGAGDDPAELSTQLSAPGVLKVFGDSVCSGTHYKSVLATGTSSARELVREALERYALSPERAAQYVLCDVVGQAGGGHAWQAQGFRVFGDNEKPLLIQELWKPREGLSRRFELRKRSEVEELAAKDVDTMTAGINAQARRLQRSRAKGTPAPAAGGARSPPPARLRRTVSETSLSSAAGLPAAARGAEEPAQDAMRCSLYESPHLLLLQGYSQQHDSLVYVLNRERHTVGQRTPSSKPSISLSAPDILPLHCTLRRCQPSGPGPAGAQLVLEPLPGAPVSVNFAEVGARPVVLRHGDLLSLGLHYLLLFKDPAQARPLPAQALARLRAAPQSCRLCGAPLRARSAPAPPRPRPLQLEFEPDVEDTLLQRIMTLVEPGGDDPALTPAFLLCVCVQHSATRLEPGSFGQLLLKIARLIRETVWEKTKELAEKQALLPEPPSAASCSLAGLAPDLQHILFWMANAVELLYFVQQRCPLYMQSLEEELDVTGSKESLFSCALTASEEAMAVLEEVVLYAFQQCVYYVSKSLYVCLPALLECPPFQSECRESWSSGPPLPEELRRVVAIYQAALDLLQQLQVHPEIAAQVLAYLFFFSGTLLLNQLLDKGPSLSCFHWPRGVQASARLQQLLEWTRSAGFGEAGEHFFRKLSCTLNLLATPSAQLIQMSWASLRAAFPALSPAQLHRLLTQYQLASAMGPMSAWEPGAQDGTAAFKSEEVLESYENPPPIVLPSEGFQVDLDAECPDERVYQHLLYIRHFLCSLRSQPGPSGAPTRPEGLQGLHHTGPEGHPEAQSFPPASRDPSGGAREAGLEHPLPSVGGPRAQGPPGRLPGRPSRGGPQAADPHGDPSCLLTPPGTPLGLEPAAPDWPEGSSACGRVLPEGRRTGSGGLRGTSQEGDCAAPEDEPAPAPSSRSSSTDDFCYMFVVELERGPSGLGMGLIDGMHTPLGAPGLYIQTLLPGSPAAADGRLALGDRILEVNGSSLAGVSYPRAVDLIRHGGKIMRFLVAKSDMETARKVRFRTPPP
- the RADIL gene encoding ras-associating and dilute domain-containing protein isoform X2, yielding MDGINAQARRLQRSRAKGTPAPAAGGARSPPPARLRRTVSETSLSSAAGLPAAARGAEEPAQDAMRCSLYESPHLLLLQGYSQQHDSLVYVLNRERHTVGQRTPSSKPSISLSAPDILPLHCTLRRCQPSGPGPAGAQLVLEPLPGAPVSVNFAEVGARPVVLRHGDLLSLGLHYLLLFKDPAQARPLPAQALARLRAAPQSCRLCGAPLRARSAPAPPRPRPLQLEFEPDVEDTLLQRIMTLVEPGGDDPALTPAFLLCVCVQHSATRLEPGSFGQLLLKIARLIRETVWEKTKELAEKQALLPEPPSAASCSLAGLAPDLQHILFWMANAVELLYFVQQRCPLYMQSLEEELDVTGSKESLFSCALTASEEAMAVLEEVVLYAFQQCVYYVSKSLYVCLPALLECPPFQSECRESWSSGPPLPEELRRVVAIYQAALDLLQQLQVHPEIAAQVLAYLFFFSGTLLLNQLLDKGPSLSCFHWPRGVQASARLQQLLEWTRSAGFGEAGEHFFRKLSCTLNLLATPSAQLIQMSWASLRAAFPALSPAQLHRLLTQYQLASAMGPMSAWEPGAQDGTAAFKSEEVLESYENPPPIVLPSEGFQVDLDAECPDERVYQHLLYIRHFLCSLRSQPGPSGAPTRPEGLQGLHHTGPEGHPEAQSFPPASRDPSGGAREAGLEHPLPSVGGPRAQGPPGRLPGRPSRGGPQAADPHGDPSCLLTPPGTPLGLEPAAPDWPEGSSACGRVLPEGRRTGSGGLRGTSQEGDCAAPEDEPAPAPSSRSSSTDDFCYMFVVELERGPSGLGMGLIDGMHTPLGAPGLYIQTLLPGSPAAADGRLALGDRILEVNGSSLAGVSYPRAVDLIRHGGKIMRFLVAKSDMETARKVRFRTPPP